One Faecalicatena sp. Marseille-Q4148 DNA window includes the following coding sequences:
- a CDS encoding polysaccharide deacetylase family protein, whose protein sequence is MEQKEAATAEKEEVKMVSACLEWDLMKTEKVDGNEISEEKPRIAITFDDGPHPRYTEQLLDGLKERDVKAAFFLIGKNAAAYPELVKREYEEGHLIGNHTFHHVDLEKIPEETAMKEIAMTNEAISSVTGEIPQFIRPPFGIRKKDLEEKLNEIPVLWNIDPLDWNTENVDEIVNKVVTKAKDGAIILLHDCYQSSVEAAFQIIDHLQEEGFEFVLPDQFIFE, encoded by the coding sequence ATGGAGCAGAAGGAAGCAGCGACAGCGGAGAAGGAGGAAGTAAAAATGGTCTCAGCCTGCCTTGAATGGGATCTGATGAAAACAGAAAAGGTGGATGGGAATGAAATTTCGGAAGAAAAGCCGAGAATCGCAATTACGTTTGATGACGGTCCCCATCCAAGATATACAGAACAGCTCCTTGATGGGCTGAAAGAGCGAGATGTGAAAGCTGCATTTTTTCTGATTGGGAAAAATGCAGCAGCTTATCCGGAACTTGTGAAAAGAGAATATGAGGAAGGACATCTGATTGGAAATCATACATTTCATCATGTGGATCTTGAAAAAATCCCGGAAGAGACTGCTATGAAGGAAATTGCTATGACGAATGAAGCGATTTCAAGTGTGACAGGAGAGATTCCACAGTTCATCCGTCCTCCGTTTGGAATTCGAAAAAAAGATCTGGAAGAAAAACTGAATGAGATTCCTGTTTTATGGAATATTGATCCGTTGGACTGGAATACAGAAAATGTAGATGAAATTGTTAATAAAGTAGTGACGAAGGCAAAAGATGGTGCTATCATTTTATTACATGATTGCTATCAGAGTTCTGTGGAAGCTGCGTTTCAGATCATCGATCATTTGCAGGAAGAGGGATTTGAATTTGTGCTTCCGGACCAATTCATTTTTGAATAG
- a CDS encoding MATE family efflux transporter, translating to MSEQKQQNKMGVMPIPKLLITMSLPMILSMLVQALYNVVDSIFVAKLNEAALTAVSLAFPVQNLMIAIAVGTGVGINALLSRYLGEHRYDNANDVARNGIFISIISGLVFTVIGVSGAGTFFRAQTSDPEIIRYGTQYMQIVTFFAIAIFMQIAGERLMQSTGKTFYNMVTQGLGAIINIILDPILIFGLFGLPRLEVAGAAIATVIGQIVAVSLSLYLNCKKNTEININMRHFRPCGKTIKAIYEIGVPSIIMQSIGSFMTFGMNNILLMFSSTAAAVFGVYFKLQSFVFMPIFGLNNGLIPIIAYNYGAKEPKRITHVIRLSIYIATGIMLVGFVLFQTIPATFMAMFDASDHMMEIGVPALRIISLSFLFAGYSIICSSVYQALGNGVYSLIVSAARQLFIILPAAYIFGKLFGLQMVWWAFPLAEIISVILCTILLRKIYIHTVKPLME from the coding sequence ATGTCAGAACAAAAACAACAAAACAAAATGGGCGTGATGCCAATCCCAAAGCTATTGATCACCATGTCTCTTCCAATGATTTTATCTATGCTCGTTCAGGCATTGTATAATGTTGTGGACAGTATTTTCGTTGCAAAATTAAACGAAGCTGCTCTTACAGCAGTATCGCTTGCCTTTCCGGTCCAGAACCTGATGATTGCCATCGCTGTCGGAACCGGTGTCGGAATCAATGCACTGCTGTCCAGATATCTTGGTGAGCATCGCTATGACAACGCCAATGACGTTGCCAGAAATGGAATTTTTATTTCTATCATCAGTGGACTGGTATTCACAGTCATCGGTGTTTCCGGAGCAGGCACGTTCTTCCGTGCCCAGACATCCGATCCTGAAATCATCCGCTACGGCACTCAATATATGCAGATTGTAACATTTTTTGCAATTGCGATTTTCATGCAGATTGCCGGCGAACGCCTCATGCAGTCTACCGGCAAAACATTCTACAATATGGTTACGCAGGGACTTGGAGCTATCATTAACATCATTTTAGATCCAATCCTTATCTTCGGACTTTTCGGACTTCCACGTCTGGAAGTAGCCGGAGCTGCCATTGCTACTGTTATCGGGCAAATCGTTGCTGTTTCGTTGTCACTTTATCTGAATTGTAAGAAAAACACGGAAATCAATATTAATATGCGGCATTTCCGCCCATGTGGAAAGACAATTAAAGCAATCTATGAAATCGGTGTGCCTTCTATTATTATGCAATCCATTGGATCTTTTATGACGTTCGGAATGAACAACATTCTTTTAATGTTTTCTTCTACCGCAGCAGCCGTATTTGGCGTTTACTTTAAATTGCAAAGTTTCGTATTCATGCCAATCTTCGGGCTAAATAATGGTCTGATCCCGATTATCGCTTACAACTACGGCGCAAAGGAACCTAAAAGAATCACTCATGTCATCCGGCTAAGCATCTACATCGCAACCGGCATTATGCTCGTTGGATTCGTTCTTTTCCAGACAATCCCGGCAACCTTCATGGCAATGTTCGATGCTTCAGATCATATGATGGAAATCGGTGTTCCGGCGCTTCGGATCATCAGTCTCAGCTTCTTATTTGCCGGTTACTCCATTATCTGCAGTTCGGTCTACCAGGCGCTTGGCAACGGTGTCTACAGCCTCATTGTGTCTGCTGCCAGACAGCTCTTCATCATCCTTCCCGCTGCATATATTTTCGGTAAACTTTTTGGTTTACAAATGGTTTGGTGGGCATTCCCTCTGGCAGAAATCATTTCCGTGATTCTATGTACAATCTTATTAAGAAAGATTTATATACATACAGTAAAACCACTAATGGAATAA
- a CDS encoding flavin reductase family protein: MKKQTWRPGNMLYPLPAVMVSVGDQNGNTNIITVAWTGTICSDPAMLYISVRPERYSYHMIRESGEFVVNLTTEQLAKATDYCGVRSGRDVDKWKETHLTKGKANELVFAPIIEECPVNIECKVTEVKELGTHHMFLAEVVSVQVSEEYMNEKGKFCLNDTGLMAYSHGEYLSLGKKIGTFGYSVKKPVKKRTQKKKKNNRVL, from the coding sequence ATGAAGAAACAGACATGGCGTCCCGGCAATATGTTGTATCCGCTTCCGGCGGTAATGGTAAGTGTTGGGGATCAAAATGGAAATACCAATATCATTACAGTGGCATGGACCGGAACAATTTGTTCTGATCCGGCGATGCTGTATATCTCTGTGAGACCGGAACGATATTCTTATCATATGATTCGGGAGAGCGGAGAATTTGTAGTAAATCTTACAACAGAGCAGTTGGCGAAGGCAACAGATTATTGTGGTGTGCGGTCTGGAAGAGATGTGGATAAGTGGAAAGAAACACACCTGACAAAGGGAAAAGCGAATGAGCTTGTATTTGCGCCTATTATAGAGGAGTGTCCGGTAAATATTGAATGTAAGGTAACGGAAGTGAAAGAGCTTGGCACACATCATATGTTTCTTGCTGAAGTAGTATCTGTTCAGGTTAGTGAGGAATATATGAATGAGAAAGGAAAATTCTGTCTGAATGATACCGGATTGATGGCGTATTCTCATGGAGAGTATCTGTCTCTTGGGAAGAAGATTGGAACTTTTGGTTACAGTGTAAAAAAGCCGGTAAAAAAACGTACACAGAAAAAGAAAAAAAATAATAGAGTTTTATAA
- a CDS encoding putative manganese-dependent inorganic diphosphatase, which translates to MEMNKTGKVYVVGHKNPDTDSICSAIAYANLKRILTGEEYIAKRAGEISEETSYVLKKFQVEAPPLLTNVNLQVKDMDIHRVQGVPGNLSIKEVWKMMKEDNMKSMPITRDEHLEGMITIGDIATSYMDVYDNRILANARTQYRNINHTLDGEMITGNEHGYFVKGKVVIAAASPDLMEDFIEKDDLVIVGNRYETQLCAIEMDASCLVVTQGSKVSKTIRKMAEEREIVIISTPHDTFTAARLINQSIPVKYFMTKDNIVGFRTNEMLDEVKEVMTKKKYRDFPVTDKKGRFVGFISRRRLMTARKKRVILVDHNEKTQAVDGIEEADILEIIDHHRLGNLETIGPVFFRNQPVGCTATIIYQMYQENGVEIDPTTAALLCSAIISDTLMFRSPTCTPLDKMTAELLARIADINIEEHAMNMFDAGSNLKGKTAEEICFMDFKQFAVNQMTFGVGQINSMNQEELDAIKEKVSGCLEALREKHGLDMIYFMLTNIIEESTELLCCGHGAKAIVIGAFDLSEDEEKALLKGVVSRKKQLVPALMSQIQQ; encoded by the coding sequence ATGGAGATGAATAAAACAGGAAAAGTATATGTTGTAGGGCATAAGAATCCGGACACAGATTCTATCTGTTCTGCAATTGCATATGCGAATTTGAAGAGAATTCTGACAGGGGAAGAATATATTGCAAAGCGTGCAGGTGAGATTTCGGAAGAGACTTCTTATGTGCTGAAGAAGTTCCAGGTGGAAGCTCCGCCGCTTTTGACAAATGTAAATCTTCAGGTCAAAGATATGGACATTCACAGAGTGCAGGGAGTGCCGGGAAATCTTTCTATCAAAGAAGTGTGGAAGATGATGAAAGAAGACAATATGAAGTCGATGCCGATCACGAGAGATGAGCATCTGGAGGGTATGATTACCATCGGTGATATTGCAACATCTTATATGGATGTGTATGATAACCGAATCCTGGCGAATGCCCGTACGCAGTACCGCAATATTAATCATACATTGGACGGTGAAATGATTACAGGGAATGAGCATGGATATTTTGTAAAGGGGAAAGTTGTCATTGCAGCAGCCAGTCCGGATCTTATGGAAGACTTCATTGAGAAAGATGATCTCGTTATCGTGGGGAATCGTTATGAGACACAGCTTTGTGCCATTGAAATGGACGCAAGCTGTCTTGTTGTGACACAGGGATCAAAAGTATCAAAGACGATTCGTAAGATGGCAGAGGAGCGGGAAATCGTAATTATCAGCACTCCTCACGATACATTTACAGCAGCCCGTCTGATTAATCAGAGTATTCCGGTAAAGTATTTTATGACGAAAGACAATATTGTGGGATTTCGAACAAATGAGATGCTGGATGAAGTAAAAGAAGTGATGACAAAGAAAAAGTACAGAGATTTCCCGGTGACGGATAAGAAGGGACGCTTTGTAGGATTTATTTCCAGACGCAGGTTAATGACAGCCCGCAAGAAACGGGTAATTCTTGTGGATCATAATGAGAAGACACAGGCAGTGGACGGGATTGAAGAAGCAGATATCCTTGAAATCATTGATCATCACAGACTTGGCAATCTGGAAACGATCGGTCCGGTATTTTTCCGAAACCAGCCGGTAGGATGTACAGCTACAATCATTTATCAAATGTATCAGGAGAATGGCGTTGAAATTGATCCTACGACGGCAGCGCTGCTTTGTTCGGCGATTATTTCCGATACACTTATGTTCCGCTCTCCGACATGTACGCCGCTTGATAAGATGACAGCAGAGCTGCTTGCTCGAATTGCGGATATTAATATTGAAGAACACGCGATGAATATGTTTGATGCGGGAAGCAATCTGAAGGGCAAGACGGCAGAAGAAATCTGCTTTATGGACTTTAAGCAATTTGCAGTAAATCAAATGACCTTTGGTGTGGGACAGATTAACTCTATGAATCAGGAAGAACTGGATGCGATTAAAGAGAAAGTATCCGGTTGTCTGGAAGCTTTGCGCGAGAAACATGGATTAGATATGATTTATTTTATGTTGACGAATATTATAGAAGAGTCAACAGAGCTTCTTTGCTGTGGACATGGCGCGAAAGCAATTGTAATCGGTGCATTTGATCTTTCGGAGGACGAAGAGAAAGCCCTTTTGAAAGGAGTTGTTTCACGAAAGAAACAGCTTGTTCCGGCGCTGATGAGCCAGATACAGCAATAG
- a CDS encoding S1 RNA-binding domain-containing protein, giving the protein MNEELLTTETMADYEDHFDDANPWNRVQKYLEEKTVLPVKIEGIVNGGAIAMVEGLRGFIPASKLSLSYIEDLETYLLKDIEVQVIDVDQAENRLVLSARELLKEKAKKEREEKISNIKVGAVLKGTVESLQTYGAFVSIGDDLSGLVHISQISDKRIKTPSAVLNVGDEVDVKVIGIKDGKISLSMKALIEEAQEEEEIHVELPKSEEIGTTLGDLFKNIKLS; this is encoded by the coding sequence ATGAATGAAGAGTTATTAACAACAGAAACTATGGCAGACTATGAAGACCACTTTGACGATGCGAATCCATGGAATCGTGTTCAGAAATACCTTGAAGAGAAGACTGTACTTCCTGTTAAAATCGAAGGAATTGTTAACGGCGGCGCTATCGCAATGGTAGAAGGGCTCCGCGGATTCATTCCTGCTTCTAAGCTTTCTTTATCTTACATTGAAGATCTGGAAACTTATTTATTAAAAGATATTGAAGTACAGGTAATTGACGTTGACCAGGCGGAAAACCGTCTTGTTCTTTCTGCCAGAGAGCTTTTGAAGGAGAAAGCAAAAAAAGAACGTGAAGAAAAGATTTCCAACATTAAAGTTGGCGCTGTTTTAAAAGGAACTGTTGAATCACTTCAGACTTACGGAGCTTTCGTCAGCATCGGCGATGATCTCTCCGGATTGGTACACATTTCCCAGATCAGCGATAAGCGTATCAAGACTCCGTCTGCTGTTCTTAACGTGGGCGATGAAGTTGATGTAAAAGTCATCGGAATCAAAGACGGCAAGATCAGTCTCAGTATGAAAGCGCTGATCGAAGAAGCACAGGAAGAAGAAGAAATCCATGTAGAACTTCCAAAATCAGAAGAGATTGGAACAACACTTGGAGATTTATTTAAGAACATAAAACTGTCATAA